From Bacteroidales bacterium, a single genomic window includes:
- a CDS encoding (4Fe-4S)-binding protein, translating into MKNITKKYSNGEITVVWKPDLCVHAAVCFTELPKVFIPYERPWVRMDGASTDEIIDVVNRCPTDALTYYRNNVKDEEIKNKAEHNTEISIKKNGPFIVKGDFKITNVDGNEIVCAKSAALCRCGLSKKQPFCDGSHKGKFNIDD; encoded by the coding sequence ATGAAAAATATAACTAAAAAATATTCAAATGGTGAAATTACTGTTGTGTGGAAACCCGATTTATGTGTGCATGCAGCTGTTTGCTTTACCGAATTACCCAAAGTTTTTATTCCTTATGAAAGACCGTGGGTGAGAATGGACGGAGCTTCTACCGATGAGATTATTGATGTGGTTAACAGGTGTCCTACCGATGCATTGACTTATTACAGGAATAATGTAAAAGATGAAGAAATAAAAAACAAAGCAGAACATAATACCGAAATCTCAATTAAAAAAAATGGGCCTTTTATTGTTAAAGGCGATTTTAAAATTACCAATGTCGACGGGAATGAAATTGTTTGTGCTAAATCGGCAGCACTTTGTCGTTGCGGGCTAAGCAAGAAGCAACCGT